The following coding sequences are from one Methanosarcina sp. WWM596 window:
- a CDS encoding ORC1-type DNA replication protein, which produces MIKAQSLDGLFEKLLDGKSIFKNKEVLRPSYTPDLLLHRNEQINSLATILVSALRGETPSNVLIYGKTGTGKTAVTRYVGKELERVSEDKSIFCSVVYINCEVIDTQYRLLANLARHFEEEVPMTGWPTDQVFMKFKEAIDARDQVIIIILDEIDKLIKKGDDVLYNLSRINTDLKKAKVSMIGVSNDLKFTEFLDPRVKSSLGEEELIFPPYDAEQISDILKQRAKMAYNDGVLGEMVIPLCAAFAAQEHGDARRALDLLRVSGEIAERENQPQVLEEHVRRAQEKIEIDRVVEVVRTLPTQSKLVLYSIIMLRSRGREGKNVTTGEMYNVYRQLCHHIDVDILTQRRVTDLMSELDMLGIVNAVVVSKGRYGRTKEISLSVPVENTRKVLLEDYRLKPLVDFKASIFNKMFS; this is translated from the coding sequence ATGATAAAAGCTCAATCATTAGACGGCTTATTCGAAAAATTACTTGACGGAAAGTCAATTTTCAAAAACAAAGAGGTTCTTCGTCCTTCTTATACACCGGACCTGTTATTACACAGGAACGAACAAATAAACAGTCTTGCAACTATCCTGGTTTCTGCACTCCGGGGAGAGACCCCCTCCAATGTCCTGATTTACGGAAAAACAGGGACAGGAAAGACTGCAGTGACCAGATATGTAGGGAAGGAACTTGAAAGGGTAAGTGAAGACAAATCAATTTTCTGTTCTGTTGTTTATATTAACTGCGAGGTAATCGATACTCAGTACAGGCTTCTTGCAAATCTTGCCAGGCATTTCGAAGAAGAAGTCCCTATGACCGGGTGGCCTACGGACCAGGTCTTCATGAAATTTAAGGAAGCAATAGATGCAAGAGATCAGGTTATTATCATCATTCTGGATGAAATTGACAAGTTGATCAAGAAAGGTGACGATGTCCTCTACAACCTTTCAAGGATCAATACCGACCTCAAAAAAGCCAAGGTCAGCATGATAGGGGTTTCTAACGACCTTAAATTCACAGAGTTTCTGGACCCCAGAGTCAAAAGTTCCCTGGGCGAAGAGGAATTGATCTTTCCGCCTTATGATGCCGAACAGATCAGCGACATCCTGAAGCAAAGAGCAAAAATGGCTTACAACGACGGAGTGCTTGGCGAGATGGTAATTCCGCTCTGTGCAGCCTTTGCAGCCCAAGAACACGGCGATGCCAGGAGAGCACTTGACCTTCTGCGCGTTTCAGGAGAAATCGCAGAGAGAGAAAACCAGCCTCAGGTTCTTGAAGAGCACGTAAGGCGTGCGCAGGAAAAAATCGAAATTGATCGCGTCGTAGAAGTTGTAAGGACTCTCCCCACCCAATCCAAGCTTGTGCTCTACAGCATCATCATGCTCAGGAGCCGGGGAAGAGAAGGCAAGAACGTCACAACCGGAGAGATGTATAACGTCTACCGCCAGCTCTGTCATCATATTGACGTGGATATCCTTACCCAGCGCAGGGTCACCGACCTTATGTCAGAACTTGATATGCTGGGCATAGTGAATGCCGTGGTAGTAAGCAAGGGCCGTTACGGCAGGACAAAAGAAATCTCTTTGAGCGTCCCTGTGGAAAACACTCGTAAAGTACTTCTTGAAGACTACAGGCTTAAACCTCTTGTAGATTTCAAAGCCTCCATCTTCAACAAGATGTTCTCATAA
- a CDS encoding dephospho-CoA kinase, translated as MKIIAFVGMPASGKSEASRIAAEMGIPVIIMGDVIRKEVLRRGLEPNDSNTGMVATDLRKCEGMDAVSRRCISQIRETGSELVVVDGVRGIAEVECFRQEFGKGFILISIYAPIEIRFSRVQKRGRSDDMNSIEGLRHRDERELGWGMGEAIEASNVEIENNSTLEAFRKDVIDVLGNYSGSCPEKDHARKKTMPEKI; from the coding sequence ATGAAGATAATAGCGTTTGTAGGCATGCCAGCTTCGGGAAAATCCGAAGCTTCTAGGATTGCTGCTGAGATGGGCATTCCTGTTATTATTATGGGTGACGTTATCAGAAAGGAAGTACTGAGGCGTGGGCTTGAGCCCAACGATTCCAATACCGGGATGGTTGCAACGGACCTTCGCAAATGTGAGGGCATGGATGCTGTTTCCAGGCGCTGCATTTCTCAGATCAGGGAAACAGGCTCGGAACTTGTAGTTGTTGATGGTGTACGCGGGATTGCGGAAGTAGAGTGCTTCAGGCAGGAATTCGGAAAAGGTTTTATCCTGATTTCCATTTACGCTCCCATTGAGATTCGTTTTTCCAGGGTCCAGAAGAGGGGTAGAAGTGATGATATGAACAGTATCGAAGGCCTTCGCCACAGAGATGAAAGAGAACTCGGCTGGGGTATGGGAGAAGCTATAGAAGCCTCTAATGTGGAAATTGAAAACAATTCCACTCTTGAAGCCTTCAGAAAAGATGTTATTGATGTTTTGGGGAACTATTCAGGATCATGCCCAGAAAAAGATCATGCTCGGAAAAAGACCATGCCCGAAAAAATCTGA
- a CDS encoding RNA-binding domain-containing protein, translating into MINVKVSAAVYPTEDSEKITKAISVLFTGIELQKEKIEVTETEKGISPSFILTGEGGLDLLFTFHGLIRREKIIDSIRNKVFNKGLSREGLLVRFLLNKQAAFVGVPSVPAKEESLGAIEVIIRADSSEEMERLFEWLLPLTEEGVPVVEVGMDYVEKG; encoded by the coding sequence ATGATAAATGTAAAGGTTTCAGCAGCTGTATATCCTACAGAAGACTCTGAAAAGATCACTAAAGCAATTTCAGTTCTTTTTACGGGAATAGAACTTCAAAAAGAAAAGATTGAGGTAACAGAAACCGAAAAAGGAATTTCTCCTTCTTTTATTCTTACAGGAGAGGGAGGACTTGATCTCTTGTTTACTTTTCATGGACTTATTCGTAGGGAAAAGATTATAGATAGCATTCGCAACAAGGTTTTCAATAAAGGATTGTCCAGGGAAGGGCTTTTAGTCCGTTTTTTGCTCAACAAGCAGGCAGCTTTTGTTGGAGTTCCCAGTGTTCCTGCTAAAGAAGAATCCCTGGGAGCCATCGAAGTGATTATCAGGGCAGACTCTTCTGAGGAGATGGAAAGGCTCTTTGAGTGGCTTTTGCCTCTAACCGAAGAAGGAGTGCCAGTTGTTGAAGTGGGAATGGACTATGTGGAAAAGGGTTGA
- a CDS encoding sugar phosphate isomerase/epimerase family protein, giving the protein MQLHKISFSSRAVVEDPFKWAYTLEDHGYTGWEIVQEGSQCLNSKTVQNLKNIYDTTSLEMTLHLPFSDMNLAGLNDSIRAEVLRQMKHYLTLASNYVNLAVVHPGYLSPYGVQVPQQAYMTNLASIRELCDFAADFGILIAVENMPDYPKIFGKYPDEMQEMLDAVGSHNVGFTFDVGHANTVGLVDEFLEQLGGRISHVHIHDNMGKKDEHLPLGEGTVNWKQVMEKLSNYNGIFVTEMASVEEGIKSLEFLRKL; this is encoded by the coding sequence ATGCAGCTGCATAAAATCAGTTTTTCGTCGCGTGCGGTCGTTGAAGATCCTTTTAAATGGGCATACACGCTTGAAGACCATGGGTATACGGGCTGGGAGATTGTACAGGAAGGATCCCAGTGCCTTAACAGTAAAACCGTTCAGAATCTGAAGAATATTTATGATACCACCAGCCTGGAAATGACCCTGCATTTGCCTTTTTCTGATATGAACCTTGCAGGTCTGAACGATTCAATTCGTGCAGAAGTCCTCAGGCAGATGAAGCATTACCTGACCCTTGCCTCGAACTATGTCAACCTTGCTGTGGTACATCCCGGATATCTCTCACCTTATGGGGTACAGGTTCCGCAGCAAGCCTATATGACAAACCTTGCCTCTATCCGGGAATTATGTGACTTTGCAGCAGATTTCGGAATCCTTATAGCTGTTGAGAATATGCCCGATTACCCGAAGATTTTTGGCAAATACCCTGATGAAATGCAGGAAATGCTCGATGCTGTCGGGAGCCACAACGTTGGCTTCACCTTTGATGTCGGGCACGCAAACACTGTTGGGCTTGTAGACGAGTTTCTGGAGCAACTGGGAGGGAGGATATCCCATGTTCACATCCATGATAATATGGGCAAAAAAGATGAACATCTCCCTCTCGGAGAGGGTACTGTAAACTGGAAACAGGTTATGGAAAAACTCTCAAACTATAATGGAATCTTTGTTACCGAAATGGCTTCAGTCGAAGAAGGGATCAAAAGCCTTGAGTTCTTAAGAAAGCTATGA
- a CDS encoding gamma-glutamylcyclotransferase, giving the protein MENGSGENITSRKDNTLYGNTFHRNICWQRSYERAEGEEIIMALYGSLRNGLYNSRRFDLQKKSEFLGTTKVDGYALYSLGPYPGIYPIEGCSVVAEVRRFSGKQLEIAKSIDYMELFGGYHREYVDLEIEKQKIRGFIYVYDEKPETEIIEHGDWIHYLKEKELKEKN; this is encoded by the coding sequence ATGGAAAACGGCTCAGGGGAAAACATAACCTCAAGGAAGGACAATACCCTTTACGGGAACACCTTCCACCGAAACATCTGCTGGCAGCGCTCATACGAAAGAGCAGAAGGCGAAGAAATCATAATGGCACTTTACGGCAGCTTAAGAAATGGGCTCTACAACAGCCGGCGCTTTGATCTCCAGAAAAAATCAGAATTCCTCGGGACAACAAAAGTCGACGGATATGCACTCTACTCTCTGGGTCCTTACCCCGGAATATACCCCATTGAAGGCTGCTCAGTTGTTGCAGAGGTTCGCAGGTTTTCCGGAAAACAGCTTGAAATTGCAAAATCCATTGATTATATGGAACTTTTTGGAGGGTACCACAGGGAATATGTGGACCTTGAGATAGAAAAACAGAAAATTAGGGGTTTTATCTATGTCTACGATGAAAAACCCGAAACTGAAATAATCGAACACGGAGATTGGATCCATTACCTCAAAGAGAAAGAACTGAAAGAAAAGAACTGA
- a CDS encoding elongation factor Tu, whose amino-acid sequence MVNVAIIGTEKSGRTSLAANLGKKGTVSDITMYNNAKEGKNMVFMDAQSYPKTLKSLVTLLNISDIAVLCIPPNLDAHTGECIIALDLLGFKHGIIALTKSDSTNMHAVEEFKAKLKAITTGTALHDWECISLNTNKSAKNPFEGVDNLKARINEMAEKIEVEHAELNSLPSRVFIDHAFNVTGKGCVVLGVVKQGISKEKDKTKIFPLDRDIEIRSIQSHDVDIDSAPTGTRVGMRLKNVQAKDIERGFIISDRETVTTDYILECTISKFTKKIEPESVLHLFVGLQSEPVRVEKILVDGKEATEAKPGTTCVLELSGNKKVAYSKEDRFLLANLDLTQRFAAYGFSK is encoded by the coding sequence ATGGTAAACGTTGCAATCATAGGGACAGAAAAAAGCGGCAGGACCTCCCTTGCCGCAAACCTCGGGAAAAAAGGAACAGTTTCCGATATAACGATGTACAACAACGCTAAGGAAGGCAAGAATATGGTTTTTATGGATGCTCAAAGCTATCCTAAAACCTTGAAATCCCTTGTCACATTACTGAATATTTCCGATATAGCCGTCCTGTGCATCCCTCCGAACCTGGACGCCCATACCGGGGAATGTATCATTGCACTGGACCTGCTCGGTTTTAAACATGGAATTATTGCCCTGACGAAATCGGACAGCACCAACATGCATGCAGTTGAAGAATTTAAGGCGAAACTAAAGGCAATCACTACAGGAACCGCACTCCATGACTGGGAATGTATTTCCCTGAACACAAACAAAAGCGCAAAGAACCCCTTTGAAGGCGTTGACAACCTTAAAGCCAGAATAAATGAGATGGCAGAAAAAATAGAAGTCGAACATGCAGAACTTAACAGCCTGCCTTCAAGGGTTTTTATAGACCACGCTTTCAATGTGACAGGCAAAGGATGTGTTGTTCTCGGAGTTGTTAAGCAGGGAATATCAAAAGAAAAAGATAAAACCAAAATTTTCCCGCTGGACAGGGATATCGAAATTCGCTCAATCCAGAGCCATGATGTTGACATCGACAGCGCCCCGACAGGCACAAGAGTCGGCATGCGCCTGAAAAATGTCCAGGCCAAAGATATAGAAAGAGGCTTCATCATTTCCGACAGGGAAACCGTGACTACCGACTATATCCTGGAATGTACTATCTCAAAATTCACGAAAAAGATAGAACCTGAAAGTGTACTTCACCTTTTTGTCGGTTTGCAGTCCGAACCTGTGCGCGTTGAGAAAATCCTGGTTGACGGAAAGGAAGCAACGGAAGCAAAGCCAGGCACTACCTGCGTGCTGGAACTTTCAGGAAACAAAAAGGTTGCCTACAGCAAAGAAGACCGTTTCCTGCTTGCAAACCTTGATCTGACCCAGCGCTTTGCAGCTTACGGTTTTTCGAAATAA
- a CDS encoding RNA ligase has translation MNKEENGEIDPNFISRLAACLGFETERIQHLFEKNYLARNWGKYDYLFRFDKEISHIERGTVLYEKDDSFEVIMGFPKIRRAMVLDPTLKKHFSGLEKVIVEEKMNGYNVRVANVKGEVLAITRSGYVCPYTTERAKEKLDLRFFDDFPELVLYGEMLGPDNPYVPKEIYGIESVEFYIFDIREKNSGNPLSVARKHEILEKYSFLQVRYFGEIPLETAAEEIAKIIRELGEKEHEGVVIKDPEMVLASVKYTSSQSNCSDLRHAFKFYNEAGRDYMLPRIVREGFQTVEWDENEAEFKKRYMQLGESILNPLREAIKSVKNGQRLYEEVRIRVRDLKTATEFEDYLKRLGVDAIFEAPQPAGDEYLINIKKVNKSTNDKTQAIWEGDLW, from the coding sequence ATGAATAAAGAGGAGAATGGGGAAATAGATCCCAACTTTATAAGTCGACTGGCTGCCTGCCTGGGATTTGAGACGGAGAGGATTCAACACCTTTTTGAAAAGAATTACCTTGCCAGAAACTGGGGGAAATATGACTACCTTTTCCGCTTCGACAAAGAGATTTCCCATATTGAAAGGGGAACCGTGCTTTACGAGAAAGATGATTCGTTTGAAGTAATTATGGGTTTTCCTAAGATCCGGAGAGCCATGGTCCTGGACCCTACTCTTAAAAAGCATTTCAGCGGGCTTGAAAAGGTAATTGTTGAAGAGAAAATGAACGGGTATAATGTCAGGGTAGCAAACGTAAAAGGCGAGGTCCTGGCAATCACCCGGAGTGGCTATGTCTGCCCTTACACGACTGAAAGGGCAAAAGAGAAGCTTGACCTGAGATTTTTTGACGACTTTCCCGAACTCGTACTTTATGGAGAGATGCTGGGCCCTGACAATCCTTATGTTCCAAAAGAAATCTATGGTATCGAATCCGTGGAGTTCTACATCTTCGACATCCGGGAGAAAAATAGCGGCAACCCTCTTTCCGTAGCCAGAAAACACGAAATTCTGGAAAAATACAGCTTTCTGCAAGTTCGATACTTCGGAGAGATTCCCCTGGAAACGGCAGCTGAAGAAATTGCAAAAATCATCCGGGAACTTGGGGAAAAGGAACATGAAGGCGTGGTTATAAAGGACCCTGAAATGGTTCTTGCTTCCGTTAAGTATACGTCATCCCAGAGTAACTGCTCCGACCTCAGGCACGCCTTCAAGTTTTACAACGAAGCCGGAAGGGACTACATGCTCCCCAGAATTGTTAGAGAAGGGTTTCAGACAGTGGAATGGGACGAAAATGAAGCCGAGTTCAAAAAGCGTTATATGCAACTTGGGGAAAGCATCCTGAACCCTCTAAGAGAGGCAATCAAGAGTGTAAAGAATGGGCAGAGGCTCTATGAAGAAGTCAGGATCAGAGTAAGGGACCTGAAAACCGCGACAGAATTTGAAGATTACCTCAAACGGCTTGGAGTGGATGCGATTTTTGAAGCCCCGCAACCCGCAGGAGACGAGTATTTGATAAATATTAAAAAAGTAAATAAGAGCACCAATGATAAAACTCAGGCGATCTGGGAAGGAGATCTCTGGTGA
- the tnpA gene encoding IS200/IS605 family transposase has translation MYFLVNRKYETRNHSKFLLMYHVIFVCKYRKVILEPISEELKQIMIDISKESNFEILEMETDKDHIHFLIKSEPKVSVLSIVRKLKQEYTNRLWKTQKEYLKKYYWGENTLWSDGYFASTIGNVSKEAAEYYIRNQG, from the coding sequence ATATATTTTTTGGTAAATAGGAAGTATGAAACACGGAATCATAGCAAATTTTTGTTAATGTATCATGTTATTTTTGTTTGCAAATACCGAAAAGTCATACTTGAACCAATTAGCGAAGAACTCAAACAGATTATGATTGACATTTCAAAAGAGTCTAACTTTGAAATCCTTGAAATGGAAACTGACAAAGACCATATTCATTTCTTGATCAAGAGTGAGCCGAAAGTTAGCGTTTTGTCAATTGTCAGAAAATTGAAACAAGAATATACTAACAGGTTATGGAAAACTCAAAAAGAATATCTGAAAAAGTATTATTGGGGTGAGAATACGTTATGGAGTGATGGTTATTTTGCGTCTACTATCGGAAATGTGAGTAAAGAGGCGGCAGAATATTACATACGAAATCAGGGTTGA
- the tnpB gene encoding IS200/IS605 family element RNA-guided endonuclease TnpB, with the protein MMQAFKFRLYPTTTQAIQLNQHIGSCRFVYNWALDQKIKTYEQTGESISRFDLNKLIPTLKASNEWLGEVNSQSLQGMTKQVESSFTRFFREKTGFPKFKSKKNPIQSFPVPQHYTVNFENNTIKLPKIEPIKAVLHRKFEGKPKTATVSRTCKGHYYISILVEDGKELPVKEAFTESTTVGIDVGIKDFAVLSTGEKVENPKYLKNSLKRLKVLQKRVSRKQKGSKNRAKAKRRLAVLHDKITNQRNDFQNKLSFRLVSENQAVALETLNVKGMVKNHHLAQAISDSAWSSFVTKLEYKAQWFGKTVLRIGQFEPSSKLCSVCGYHNKELQLKNREWICPDCKTKHDRDINAAINIKKFALIDQNLIGL; encoded by the coding sequence ATGATGCAAGCGTTCAAATTTAGACTCTATCCTACAACTACACAAGCTATTCAATTGAATCAGCATATAGGTAGCTGTAGATTTGTCTATAATTGGGCACTTGACCAGAAAATTAAAACTTATGAGCAGACAGGGGAATCAATTTCCAGATTTGACTTAAACAAATTAATTCCTACTCTAAAGGCTTCTAATGAGTGGTTAGGAGAAGTTAACTCTCAATCATTACAGGGGATGACTAAGCAGGTTGAATCCTCTTTCACTAGATTCTTTAGAGAGAAAACAGGGTTTCCAAAGTTCAAATCAAAAAAGAATCCGATACAGTCTTTCCCTGTACCTCAACACTACACTGTAAACTTTGAAAATAATACTATCAAGCTTCCAAAAATAGAACCAATTAAAGCAGTTCTTCACAGGAAGTTTGAAGGAAAGCCTAAAACGGCTACGGTATCAAGGACATGTAAAGGACATTACTACATCAGTATCCTTGTTGAAGATGGAAAAGAACTTCCAGTAAAGGAAGCTTTCACAGAATCAACAACAGTAGGAATTGATGTAGGTATCAAAGACTTTGCTGTCCTTTCAACAGGAGAAAAGGTTGAGAATCCAAAGTACTTGAAAAATTCTCTTAAAAGGCTCAAAGTATTACAGAAAAGAGTCTCAAGGAAACAGAAAGGCTCTAAGAACAGGGCAAAAGCTAAACGAAGACTTGCTGTACTCCATGACAAAATAACAAATCAGAGAAATGACTTCCAGAACAAACTCTCTTTTAGACTTGTTAGCGAAAACCAAGCTGTAGCTCTGGAAACTCTAAATGTTAAAGGCATGGTTAAGAATCATCACTTAGCACAGGCTATAAGTGATTCTGCGTGGAGTAGTTTTGTAACAAAGTTGGAATATAAGGCTCAATGGTTTGGAAAAACCGTCCTGAGAATAGGACAATTTGAACCCTCTTCTAAGCTATGTAGTGTGTGTGGATACCACAATAAAGAGCTTCAGCTAAAAAACAGAGAATGGATTTGTCCAGACTGTAAAACCAAACACGATAGAGACATTAATGCCGCTATTAATATCAAAAAATTCGCTCTCATAGATCAGAATCTAATTGGATTATGA
- a CDS encoding IS4 family transposase — MSPRPPPTLEDSLREMFPEKWLRQTAKETDLIVRERKIDPVIIFWVLTLGFGVRLQRTLASLKRGYEKESNKTLSDSSWYYRFTPELVEFLHQCVIHGIEELAKEPGRKLSKKLENFQDVLIQDSTIVRLHSSLADKFPAARARTVAVGVKVGVMVSAVANGPKTVALYSEKTAEIKTLKIGPWIKDRILLVDLGFYKTQMFARVEENGGYFVSRIRKNMDPILVSVEEGLSKTKSKEFAEKPVSECIKQLSGKDIDAVVKIAFKRRAYKGKQKRDEMLVRLVAVYNDEDEKHHIYITNIQKDVLNAKDIAKLYGARWDIELLFKELKSKYALEVLETKNVQVIEALIWTAMLTLIVSRRIYSLVRNSTAHPEKMAQYTQLRWSTIFAENTSDLLTVILNRCGIQRTFETIMSVYESQALNPHVNRERFREEFFL; from the coding sequence ATGTCTCCTCGTCCCCCACCTACTCTTGAAGACTCTCTTCGGGAAATGTTTCCCGAAAAGTGGTTAAGGCAAACTGCCAAAGAAACTGACCTCATAGTACGTGAGCGTAAAATTGACCCTGTCATCATCTTTTGGGTTTTAACTCTTGGTTTTGGTGTACGCTTGCAGCGTACACTTGCCAGTTTGAAAAGAGGATATGAAAAAGAATCAAATAAGACATTAAGCGACAGCAGCTGGTACTATAGATTCACTCCAGAACTTGTTGAGTTTCTTCATCAGTGTGTTATTCACGGCATAGAAGAGCTTGCAAAAGAACCTGGTAGAAAACTTAGCAAAAAACTCGAAAACTTTCAGGATGTTCTCATTCAAGACAGCACAATTGTTCGTCTTCACTCATCTTTAGCAGACAAGTTTCCAGCAGCAAGAGCAAGAACAGTAGCAGTTGGGGTAAAAGTGGGAGTTATGGTAAGTGCAGTTGCTAATGGGCCTAAAACAGTTGCTCTGTACTCTGAAAAAACAGCTGAGATCAAAACATTGAAAATCGGCCCATGGATCAAAGACCGTATTCTTCTTGTTGATCTTGGATTTTACAAAACTCAAATGTTTGCAAGAGTTGAGGAAAACGGAGGATATTTTGTCTCAAGAATAAGGAAGAATATGGATCCTATTCTTGTTTCTGTTGAAGAAGGACTTTCTAAGACAAAAAGCAAAGAGTTCGCGGAAAAACCTGTTAGTGAGTGTATTAAACAACTCTCTGGAAAAGATATTGATGCAGTTGTAAAAATAGCATTCAAAAGAAGAGCGTATAAAGGCAAACAAAAGCGGGATGAGATGCTTGTACGTCTTGTTGCGGTATATAATGATGAGGATGAAAAGCATCACATATATATCACAAATATTCAGAAAGATGTTTTGAATGCAAAAGACATTGCAAAATTATATGGAGCAAGATGGGACATAGAACTGCTGTTTAAGGAGTTGAAAAGCAAATACGCTCTTGAAGTTCTTGAAACAAAGAATGTGCAGGTAATTGAGGCTTTAATATGGACAGCAATGTTGACACTAATCGTTAGCAGAAGAATTTATTCTCTCGTAAGAAACTCGACAGCTCATCCTGAAAAAATGGCTCAATATACGCAGTTACGTTGGAGCACAATATTTGCAGAGAATACATCAGATTTGTTGACAGTAATTCTGAATAGATGTGGAATTCAAAGAACTTTTGAAACAATAATGAGTGTATATGAAAGTCAAGCATTGAACCCGCATGTAAACAGAGAAAGGTTCAGAGAAGAATTCTTTTTATGA
- a CDS encoding TIGR00266 family protein — translation MADDIDYEIIGNDMQIVEIELDPGETVQAEAGAMAYMGPGIQMETSMGSEGRGLLGGLKKGLKRALTGESFFITSFTHKGSGKGHVAFAAPYPGKILPLDLTKFGGSILCQKDAFLCAARGIDVEVAFTRKLGAGLFGGEGFILQRLRGNGLAFVHIGGTVIRKDLAPGETYHVDTGCVAAFTETVNYDITWSKDFKNALFGGEGVVLATLTGPGIVYMQSLPFSRLADRIYTASASHQNRGEQTGIGGSEILGGLLGGDRSF, via the coding sequence ATGGCTGACGACATCGACTATGAGATTATTGGCAACGATATGCAAATCGTTGAGATTGAGCTTGATCCAGGTGAAACTGTTCAGGCAGAAGCTGGGGCTATGGCATATATGGGGCCCGGAATCCAGATGGAGACAAGTATGGGCAGTGAAGGTCGTGGGTTACTGGGAGGTCTGAAAAAAGGACTGAAACGAGCCCTGACAGGGGAGAGTTTCTTTATTACCAGCTTTACACACAAAGGCTCCGGAAAAGGGCATGTGGCATTTGCGGCTCCGTATCCGGGCAAGATTCTCCCCCTTGACCTTACCAAGTTTGGAGGCAGTATTCTCTGCCAGAAGGATGCTTTTCTCTGTGCTGCCCGCGGAATAGACGTGGAAGTAGCTTTCACCAGGAAGCTTGGAGCAGGGCTTTTCGGTGGTGAGGGTTTCATCCTTCAGAGGTTACGAGGCAACGGTTTGGCTTTTGTACATATCGGAGGTACGGTTATAAGAAAGGACCTGGCTCCAGGTGAGACTTACCATGTTGACACGGGCTGTGTGGCAGCTTTTACCGAAACTGTGAATTATGACATAACATGGTCAAAAGACTTTAAAAATGCCCTTTTTGGAGGTGAAGGAGTTGTCCTTGCTACCCTGACAGGTCCGGGCATTGTGTACATGCAGAGCCTGCCTTTTTCACGTCTTGCTGACAGGATCTATACAGCTTCAGCTTCCCATCAGAATAGGGGAGAACAGACCGGTATTGGTGGAAGTGAAATCCTGGGAGGTCTTCTTGGAGGAGATCGGTCTTTCTAA
- a CDS encoding CBS domain-containing protein: MQVKDIMVQPHKIDKSDTISHALDLMEKKDTKRLLVVHDNQVLGVLTMRSLTEQLGTRRKLSKPASSLHVATAVSDNFVKVLPDTDVKDALTLIKKNGGVIIVTDNENAMGWVTPQEFMKANRFTGFAGEVMEKDPITVSPSDRVSHARHLILDEDVGRLPVIENGKLVGIVAEDDIAFAMRSFRDLVADNQQDSRIKNLLVGDIMTRSVVSVYTNTPLSDAVNTMLERNVGGVPVLNLEEELVGFLARRNVINTIQE, encoded by the coding sequence ATGCAAGTTAAAGACATAATGGTACAACCACACAAGATTGATAAGTCAGACACCATATCTCACGCCCTTGATCTCATGGAAAAAAAGGATACAAAGCGCCTGCTGGTAGTGCATGATAACCAGGTTCTCGGTGTACTTACCATGAGAAGTCTGACAGAGCAGCTCGGAACTCGCAGGAAACTGAGCAAACCTGCATCCTCTTTGCATGTTGCAACAGCCGTATCCGACAATTTTGTAAAGGTTTTGCCAGACACCGATGTTAAAGATGCCCTTACCCTGATTAAAAAGAACGGAGGCGTGATCATTGTCACTGATAATGAAAACGCAATGGGCTGGGTGACCCCACAGGAATTCATGAAAGCAAACCGTTTCACAGGCTTTGCCGGGGAAGTAATGGAAAAAGACCCGATCACTGTCAGCCCCTCAGACCGTGTAAGCCACGCCAGGCACCTTATCCTTGATGAGGATGTGGGAAGGCTGCCAGTAATTGAAAACGGAAAACTTGTAGGAATTGTTGCAGAAGACGACATCGCTTTTGCGATGCGCTCTTTCAGGGACCTGGTAGCTGACAACCAGCAGGACTCCAGAATCAAAAACCTGCTTGTTGGAGATATTATGACCCGCAGCGTGGTCAGTGTGTACACCAACACCCCCCTTTCAGATGCAGTTAATACCATGCTGGAACGCAATGTCGGAGGTGTTCCTGTCCTCAATCTGGAAGAAGAACTGGTTGGTTTCCTCGCACGCAGGAATGTCATAAACACAATCCAGGAATAA